One genomic region from Hyalangium ruber encodes:
- a CDS encoding LLM class flavin-dependent oxidoreductase, protein MVPFSVLDLSPIVDGSDASQALRNTLDLARHAERWGYRRYWLAEHHNMPGVASAATSVVIGYVAGGTSTIRVGAGGIMLPNHAPLVIAEQFGTLEALYRGRIDLGLGRAPGTDQLTAGALRRTLAGDADSFPQDVLELMGYFRPAEPGQRVQAVPGAGLNVPVWILGSSLFGAQLAAALGLPYAFASHFAPAQMMQAIELYRSRFRPSEQLAHPHLMLGINVFAADTDEEARRLMSSLQQAFVNLRRGRPGPLQPPVDGYESQLTALDRAGLDQALSCSVIGSPETVRCGLQDFLARTGADELMVTSQIFDHAARLRSYEITAQAREALAQVEQSASAK, encoded by the coding sequence ATGGTTCCCTTCTCCGTTCTCGACCTCTCGCCCATCGTCGACGGCAGCGACGCTTCCCAGGCTCTCCGTAACACGCTGGACCTCGCCCGGCATGCGGAGCGGTGGGGCTATCGCCGCTACTGGCTGGCCGAGCACCACAACATGCCCGGCGTGGCCAGCGCGGCGACCTCGGTCGTCATCGGGTATGTGGCTGGCGGCACCTCGACGATCCGCGTGGGCGCGGGCGGGATCATGTTGCCCAACCATGCGCCGCTGGTGATCGCCGAGCAATTCGGCACCCTGGAGGCGCTCTATCGCGGGCGCATCGATCTGGGCCTGGGGCGCGCTCCGGGCACGGATCAGCTCACCGCCGGGGCGCTGAGGCGCACCCTGGCCGGCGACGCCGACTCCTTCCCACAGGATGTCCTCGAGCTGATGGGCTACTTTCGCCCCGCCGAGCCCGGCCAGCGGGTCCAGGCCGTACCCGGAGCCGGATTGAACGTGCCCGTCTGGATCCTGGGCTCCAGCCTCTTCGGCGCGCAGCTCGCGGCGGCGCTGGGCCTGCCCTACGCCTTTGCCTCCCACTTCGCGCCAGCTCAGATGATGCAGGCAATCGAACTCTACCGCAGCCGGTTCCGGCCCTCGGAGCAGCTGGCGCACCCTCATCTCATGTTGGGCATCAATGTCTTCGCCGCCGATACGGATGAGGAAGCCCGTCGGCTGATGAGCTCTCTGCAGCAGGCGTTCGTCAACCTTCGCCGTGGCCGGCCGGGTCCCCTCCAGCCGCCAGTCGATGGTTACGAGAGCCAGCTGACCGCACTGGACCGAGCAGGTCTCGACCAGGCGCTGTCCTGTTCGGTCATCGGCTCACCCGAGACCGTCCGGTGTGGGCTGCAGGACTTCCTCGCCCGCACCGGCGCCGACGAACTCATGGTCACGTCACAGATCTTCGACCATGCCGCGCGCCTGCGCTCCTATGAGATCACGGCGCAGGCGCGTGAAGCCCTCGCCCAAGTCGAGCAGAGCGCTTCGGCGAAGTAG
- a CDS encoding tetratricopeptide repeat protein → MMVVPALALAAMLAVGDPLAEAQQAFAQGNYEGAEQLALQAAQPPRLGAALYLVGLARFRAGRPADALEAFDAAGRAEDAPERAQWSFNRGACLYALARFDEAEQAFLEATADEALAQVAWVNAGFAALDAGAPERAAQWAARAKAGASERELALVEDLLSGIAGAQGRSESEGDEAYRQGLVSFDAGRFEEARAQFLRAAKLEPSSGRAWLMAGASAYRMDDRAAAREDVTSALALPLEPRDQEIARDYLDRLSFGLRANGRGPAASVATGGGFDSNVLQIGVAQRDVLTGTETGSAFAEVGLGLVARFRLSDSVFAELSYGGSQRAYALASVRDYSLQLHRADAAVELDVTRRFRLGVSSGGDLFFTGTSAFRGLQASAGASAWFVLDESDVTSTRLDVSIARKVGLVSEFSYLTGGRLDATLSQSVRLRSLGMTAWYRYREDRIGTLVQQASSGDTSGTSQEYVIPFAWTGHAAGASARWELGERWEASLSAGVEWRNYLSESSLRNQAADGSVEEWGRRRRKDVRFVLGPAVSARLTEHLQLTVRYDLLVNESNVDTRLADPANACTAPEYSCHRYDYTNGNYHKHLPMLELGATW, encoded by the coding sequence ATGATGGTGGTCCCAGCGCTTGCGCTCGCGGCGATGCTGGCCGTGGGGGATCCGCTCGCAGAGGCTCAGCAGGCGTTCGCCCAAGGGAACTACGAGGGCGCGGAGCAACTCGCGCTGCAAGCCGCACAGCCTCCGCGTCTTGGCGCCGCGCTCTATTTGGTGGGCCTGGCGCGCTTTCGTGCCGGGCGACCGGCTGATGCGCTGGAGGCGTTCGACGCCGCCGGGCGGGCCGAGGATGCACCCGAGCGCGCCCAGTGGAGCTTCAACCGAGGGGCATGCCTCTATGCGTTGGCGCGCTTCGATGAGGCAGAACAAGCCTTCCTCGAGGCCACGGCGGATGAAGCCCTCGCACAGGTGGCTTGGGTGAACGCCGGGTTCGCCGCGCTGGATGCGGGCGCACCCGAGCGTGCAGCGCAGTGGGCAGCGCGAGCGAAGGCGGGTGCATCCGAACGAGAGCTGGCGTTGGTGGAGGATCTGCTCTCCGGGATCGCGGGCGCGCAGGGACGCAGCGAGAGCGAGGGAGACGAGGCATACCGCCAGGGCCTCGTGTCCTTCGACGCGGGCCGCTTCGAGGAGGCGCGTGCGCAGTTCCTCCGGGCCGCGAAGCTGGAGCCGTCCTCGGGGCGTGCATGGCTCATGGCTGGGGCCTCGGCCTACCGGATGGATGATCGAGCCGCGGCGCGAGAGGACGTCACGTCCGCGCTCGCGCTGCCACTGGAGCCGCGAGACCAGGAGATCGCTCGCGACTACCTGGACCGACTCTCCTTCGGATTGCGTGCGAATGGTCGGGGACCGGCGGCGTCTGTCGCCACGGGAGGTGGGTTCGACAGCAACGTGCTGCAGATCGGCGTGGCTCAGCGCGACGTTTTGACGGGGACGGAGACGGGAAGTGCCTTCGCGGAGGTTGGGCTCGGGCTCGTTGCTCGCTTCCGGCTCTCGGACTCGGTTTTCGCTGAGCTCTCGTACGGTGGATCGCAGCGAGCGTATGCACTGGCCTCGGTACGAGATTACTCGCTGCAACTGCACCGCGCGGACGCGGCCGTGGAACTGGACGTCACTCGTCGCTTCCGGCTGGGCGTTTCGTCCGGGGGAGACCTGTTCTTCACGGGCACGTCGGCCTTTCGCGGGCTGCAGGCCTCGGCGGGGGCCTCAGCGTGGTTCGTGCTGGACGAGAGCGACGTGACGAGTACGCGGCTCGATGTGTCCATCGCGCGCAAGGTCGGACTTGTCAGCGAGTTCAGCTACCTCACCGGCGGGCGTCTGGATGCGACGCTGTCCCAGTCGGTCCGACTGCGTTCCCTGGGGATGACAGCGTGGTACCGCTACCGTGAAGACCGCATCGGCACGTTGGTGCAGCAGGCCTCGTCCGGGGACACGTCGGGCACGTCGCAAGAGTACGTCATCCCCTTCGCCTGGACGGGACACGCGGCAGGGGCGTCAGCGCGCTGGGAGCTGGGAGAGCGGTGGGAAGCAAGCCTCTCCGCAGGCGTGGAGTGGCGCAACTACCTGAGCGAGAGCTCCCTACGAAACCAGGCGGCGGATGGGAGCGTGGAGGAGTGGGGACGCCGTCGGCGCAAGGATGTGCGCTTCGTGCTTGGTCCCGCCGTGAGCGCCCGGTTGACGGAGCATCTCCAGCTCACCGTGCGGTACGACCTCCTGGTGAATGAGTCCAACGTGGACACGCGGCTCGCCGATCCCGCCAATGCATGCACGGCGCCGGAGTATTCGTGCCACCGTTATGACTACACGAACGGGAACTACCACAAGCACCTGCCCATGCTGGAGCTGGGTGCCACGTGGTGA